One Chryseobacterium sp. StRB126 genomic region harbors:
- a CDS encoding T9SS type B sorting domain-containing protein has product MKKYLLIFLIFITQMVFAQQDCITAIPICSDAEISLKPNGSGSVKEGSGCLSSESNSIWFTFSIQTAGTLTFLITPMGPNAYDIDYDFALYGPNHDCNNIRELPLRCSYAGMSNLISRPLTGLSMTATDTTEDGGGIGFVKYIDVLPGQVYHLLLNNYSAEIAPFKLSFGGTATLLTPFDNNSLKIYQPFPFLKPGAKNDGDIDICGNPVTFDFATLSNHIRNNNPNFIIKYYRSAADAASDYDPITTPIPVNTTTKYTYSISYADPTKPVTFLNQCREFGDIRFFDRSFKLTPGELTSCSNNNSGTALYDLSSADIGLTPNLNVKYYPSMYDLDHVINEITNPYQYVSAEGSVFVKATNEYGCITITEIKLKFHPLVKALPDPTITECHLETNPSMGMFNLDNAPITVPADGTKKKYYPSMADAVDATNEITNYKTYMAPNGVVYVRVYDDLGCFTVAKITLQVLPPVKSSVLKDKIICMEDKTTLDAGPGFKKYEWSTGATTQSISDVGVGTYWVKLTSKVQECTTTQTVKVYPAEQPVISSIDVSTTNITVNVIGGTPDYKYSIDNVVWQDSNVFNDVPRGNYKIYVKDAYDCDPIIIEAIVPNIVNVITPNGDGINDVLDYSAIAGKQNLTLNIFDRYGVKIHQADKSNGYKWDGTIAGKKIPTGTYWYSLTWNENNSKKTPFKFSGWIIVKNRE; this is encoded by the coding sequence ATGAAAAAATATCTACTGATTTTTCTAATTTTCATCACCCAAATGGTTTTTGCACAACAGGACTGTATCACTGCTATCCCTATATGCAGCGACGCAGAAATCTCATTAAAACCTAATGGAAGCGGAAGTGTAAAAGAAGGAAGCGGTTGTTTAAGCAGCGAAAGTAACTCTATCTGGTTTACCTTCAGCATACAAACAGCAGGAACATTAACCTTCCTTATTACCCCTATGGGACCCAACGCTTACGACATTGATTATGATTTCGCATTATATGGACCCAATCACGACTGTAACAACATCAGAGAGCTCCCTTTAAGATGCTCCTATGCCGGAATGAGCAACTTAATAAGCAGACCTCTTACCGGTCTTAGTATGACCGCCACAGACACCACAGAAGACGGCGGTGGAATTGGCTTTGTAAAATATATTGATGTACTTCCGGGACAAGTATATCATTTGCTTTTAAACAACTATTCCGCTGAAATTGCACCTTTTAAATTAAGCTTTGGCGGAACAGCAACATTGCTTACCCCATTCGATAATAATTCATTAAAAATTTACCAACCCTTCCCATTCTTAAAACCTGGTGCAAAAAATGATGGAGATATTGACATTTGTGGCAATCCTGTAACTTTTGATTTTGCGACCCTATCAAATCACATCAGAAATAACAATCCAAATTTTATTATAAAATATTATCGCAGTGCAGCTGATGCAGCAAGTGATTATGATCCTATAACAACCCCTATTCCCGTTAATACGACTACTAAATACACCTATTCTATTTCTTATGCTGACCCTACTAAGCCTGTTACCTTTTTAAATCAATGTAGGGAATTTGGAGATATCAGGTTTTTTGACAGATCATTCAAACTGACTCCTGGAGAACTCACTTCATGTAGTAACAATAACTCCGGAACAGCTTTATATGACTTATCATCAGCTGATATAGGACTAACTCCTAACCTTAATGTAAAGTACTATCCTTCAATGTATGATCTCGATCATGTCATCAATGAAATAACCAATCCTTATCAATATGTTTCTGCAGAGGGATCAGTCTTTGTAAAAGCAACCAATGAATATGGATGTATTACGATTACTGAAATTAAATTAAAATTCCACCCACTGGTAAAAGCTCTTCCTGACCCTACAATAACCGAGTGCCACCTGGAAACAAATCCTTCTATGGGGATGTTCAATCTTGACAACGCTCCCATTACCGTACCAGCTGACGGCACGAAGAAAAAATACTACCCTTCAATGGCTGATGCAGTAGATGCTACCAATGAAATAACTAATTATAAAACCTATATGGCACCTAATGGCGTAGTATATGTAAGAGTATATGATGACCTTGGATGCTTCACTGTTGCTAAAATAACACTTCAGGTACTTCCTCCGGTAAAATCCAGCGTACTTAAAGATAAAATCATCTGTATGGAAGATAAAACCACACTGGATGCAGGGCCTGGATTCAAAAAATACGAATGGAGCACCGGAGCAACTACTCAAAGCATCAGTGATGTAGGGGTAGGAACATACTGGGTAAAACTAACATCTAAAGTTCAAGAATGTACTACCACTCAAACTGTAAAAGTATATCCTGCTGAACAGCCGGTTATCTCCAGTATTGATGTATCTACTACAAACATCACTGTAAATGTAATAGGCGGAACTCCTGACTATAAATACTCCATAGACAATGTTGTATGGCAGGATTCTAATGTATTTAACGATGTCCCAAGAGGTAATTATAAGATATATGTAAAAGACGCCTACGATTGTGATCCTATCATCATTGAAGCAATAGTTCCTAATATTGTAAATGTTATTACACCTAACGGAGACGGTATCAATGATGTTCTTGATTATTCTGCAATTGCAGGTAAGCAAAACCTTACATTGAATATTTTCGACAGATATGGCGTAAAAATCCACCAGGCTGATAAATCTAACGGATACAAATGGGACGGAACCATTGCAGGTAAGAAAATACCTACGGGCACTTACTGGTATTCTTTAACATGGAACGAGAATAACAGCAAGAAAACTCCATTCAAATTCTCAGGATGGATCATTGTGAAAAACAGAGAGTAA
- a CDS encoding tetratricopeptide repeat protein, with translation MNKILFILSFFVTGFWASAQTFTDKALQQSASQLNTTNTEGDYDKLFKKFTETNTSEKWHAFYYAAVSMYLKAELLSKKSTASAIPASVTAEKFALGGSLSQPDNLENNILLGLITLQSIQLGVYNDPAKATQEVSKYIAKAESSDPNNPRLAILKAKSAEKSGNTTEAEAQYQKAATGFTTLSSVPGWGKQLIPGNK, from the coding sequence ATGAATAAAATTTTATTTATTTTAAGCTTTTTCGTGACCGGTTTCTGGGCAAGCGCTCAAACTTTCACCGACAAAGCATTACAACAAAGCGCTTCACAGCTCAACACCACCAACACCGAAGGTGATTACGACAAACTATTTAAGAAATTCACAGAAACTAACACTTCTGAAAAATGGCATGCTTTTTATTATGCCGCTGTTTCTATGTATCTTAAAGCGGAACTTTTATCAAAAAAATCCACTGCTTCAGCTATTCCTGCAAGTGTTACAGCAGAAAAATTTGCTCTTGGGGGGTCACTTTCCCAACCTGACAATCTGGAAAACAACATTCTTCTAGGGCTCATTACATTACAGAGCATACAATTAGGAGTGTACAATGATCCGGCAAAAGCAACACAAGAGGTTTCAAAATATATTGCGAAAGCAGAAAGTTCTGATCCGAACAATCCAAGATTAGCGATCCTAAAAGCAAAATCAGCTGAAAAATCTGGTAACACGACCGAAGCTGAAGCTCAATATCAAAAAGCTGCAACAGGATTCACAACCTTGAGCTCTGTACCTGGATGGGGTAAGCAACTTATCCCTGGAAATAAATAA
- the pth gene encoding aminoacyl-tRNA hydrolase, whose product MKYLIVGLGNKGSEYENTRHNIGFKVAEKIAEKLEVSFNTANFGWMAEGKYKGRKVFVLKPDTYMNLSGNAVRYWMQKENIPLENVLIVTDDLALPFGTLRLKGKGSDAGHNGLKNINEVLQTQNYARLRFGISADFSAGRQVDYVLGTWNEEETEKLAERIDTFSKAGLSFVFAGINNTMSGFNGK is encoded by the coding sequence ATGAAATATTTAATCGTTGGGCTGGGAAATAAAGGCTCAGAATATGAAAATACACGACATAATATAGGCTTTAAAGTTGCTGAAAAAATAGCTGAAAAACTAGAAGTATCATTTAATACTGCTAATTTCGGCTGGATGGCAGAAGGCAAATATAAGGGCAGAAAAGTTTTTGTTCTTAAACCAGATACCTATATGAATTTATCCGGAAATGCTGTGAGATACTGGATGCAGAAAGAAAATATTCCTTTGGAAAATGTACTGATTGTAACAGATGATCTGGCACTGCCTTTCGGAACTCTGAGACTGAAAGGTAAAGGCTCGGATGCAGGTCACAATGGGCTTAAGAATATCAATGAAGTTTTACAGACTCAGAACTACGCAAGACTTCGTTTTGGAATTTCAGCAGATTTTTCGGCAGGGCGCCAGGTAGATTATGTATTAGGAACATGGAATGAAGAAGAAACAGAAAAGCTTGCAGAAAGAATCGATACTTTTTCAAAAGCAGGTCTTTCCTTTGTATTTGCAGGAATCAACAATACAATGTCCGGATTTAACGGAAAGTAA
- a CDS encoding MFS transporter has protein sequence MISFIPLQTLQNIEFRNLLTGRFFIVLAFRMLATLLGWWVYQLTKDPFSIGLIGLSEVIPAVSCALYAGHVIDMNEKKRLLLICNYAYIFLIGLLLIPAFFNVQMHFTGHEVTYYIYGVIFFTGIARAFIGPIVPSMIPKIVKKENLPNAVTLNQATFLISSVCGHAIGGLLIGYIGVPWTLVAILSLIFIASLFFWQLNKQYSEYKKETVNVVESMREGISYIFKTKEILGALCLDMFAVLFGGAVAMIPVFATDILNSGAEGFGLLNAASDIGSMCIITLLSIVPLRKNQGKILLAVVTGFGICIIGFGLSKLYWLSFMFLVLSGMLDGISVVIRGTIVQLKTPDHIRGRVLSVNSIFIMSSNEMGQFESGLMAKVLGVVRSVVFGGCMTVLIALIVGSTNSKLRKMQY, from the coding sequence ATGATTTCCTTTATCCCCTTACAAACTTTACAAAATATTGAGTTCAGAAATCTTCTTACCGGGAGATTTTTTATTGTTTTAGCCTTCAGAATGCTTGCCACTTTATTAGGATGGTGGGTATATCAATTAACCAAAGATCCTTTTTCAATTGGTCTTATCGGACTTTCGGAGGTTATTCCTGCCGTAAGCTGTGCCCTGTATGCAGGACATGTTATTGATATGAATGAAAAAAAGAGGCTGTTGCTCATCTGCAATTACGCTTATATTTTTCTGATCGGGCTTCTTTTAATTCCGGCTTTCTTCAACGTACAAATGCATTTTACAGGGCACGAGGTCACTTACTATATTTATGGAGTTATATTCTTTACAGGAATCGCAAGAGCCTTTATCGGTCCTATTGTTCCTTCTATGATTCCTAAAATTGTAAAGAAAGAGAACCTTCCGAATGCAGTCACCCTTAATCAGGCTACATTCCTTATCTCTTCTGTATGTGGGCACGCCATAGGCGGACTTCTTATCGGATATATTGGAGTACCATGGACACTGGTTGCAATTTTATCACTGATATTTATTGCCTCTCTGTTTTTCTGGCAGCTCAATAAACAATATTCAGAATATAAAAAAGAGACTGTAAATGTTGTGGAGAGCATGCGTGAAGGGATCTCCTATATCTTTAAGACAAAGGAAATTCTGGGAGCCTTATGCTTAGACATGTTTGCTGTACTTTTTGGAGGTGCCGTAGCAATGATCCCTGTATTTGCAACAGACATCCTGAATTCAGGAGCAGAAGGTTTCGGGTTACTGAATGCTGCTTCTGATATTGGTTCTATGTGCATCATTACTCTTTTATCTATTGTTCCTTTACGAAAAAACCAAGGAAAAATACTTCTTGCAGTTGTTACAGGGTTTGGAATCTGTATTATTGGATTTGGGTTATCCAAACTTTACTGGCTTTCATTTATGTTCCTGGTCTTAAGCGGAATGCTTGACGGTATTTCTGTAGTGATCCGAGGAACGATTGTACAACTTAAAACACCTGACCATATAAGAGGACGTGTATTGAGTGTGAATTCCATATTCATCATGTCCAGCAATGAAATGGGACAATTTGAAAGTGGATTAATGGCTAAAGTATTGGGGGTGGTTCGTTCTGTAGTATTTGGTGGATGCATGACCGTTCTGATTGCTCTAATTGTTGGAAGCACTAACTCAAAGCTAAGAAAGATGCAATATTAA
- a CDS encoding GH3 auxin-responsive promoter family protein — MLNFFKKNAALIWAKKHVQKAEEFKKNAEKNQEDLLISLVTTAQKTLFGREHDFENIRSVKDFQERVPVSDYEDLKPYIERVKRGQGNILWTDTPEYFAKTSGTTSGSKYIPISKEGMPYQIAGAQSALFHYISKKNSADFVTGKMIFLQGSPELEEVFGIKTGRLSGIVAHHIPNYLQKNRLPSWETNIMEDWEAKVDKIVEETEHQDMTLISGIPPWLIMYFEKLTEKNGKKIKQLFPNLQLIVTGGVNYEPYRDKMEDLLGGKVDIIQTFPASEGFFAFQDDYTKEGLLLLTNHGIFYEFIPLEEYGKPNARRLTLKEIELNKDYALILTTNSGLWAYSIGDVVRFIDKNPYRVLVSGRTKHFTSAFGEHVIAFEVEEALKTTLEKYPAQITEFHLAPQVNPSEGLPYHEWLIEFEKDPANEEAFRNELDQQLRNRNTYYDDLISGNILQKLHITKLKKNAFHEYAKSQGKLGGQNKTPRLANDRNIADLLEIYKF, encoded by the coding sequence ATGTTAAACTTCTTCAAGAAAAACGCTGCGCTTATCTGGGCAAAAAAACATGTTCAAAAGGCGGAGGAATTCAAAAAAAATGCAGAAAAAAACCAAGAGGATCTATTGATTTCCCTTGTCACCACAGCTCAAAAAACACTTTTCGGGCGGGAACATGACTTTGAAAACATCCGTTCTGTAAAAGATTTTCAGGAAAGAGTTCCTGTGTCCGACTACGAAGATTTAAAACCTTACATTGAAAGAGTAAAAAGAGGACAGGGAAATATTCTTTGGACGGATACTCCTGAATATTTCGCGAAAACTTCAGGAACAACCTCTGGATCAAAATACATTCCTATATCTAAAGAAGGAATGCCTTATCAGATTGCAGGAGCTCAAAGTGCTTTATTCCATTATATAAGCAAAAAGAACAGTGCGGATTTTGTTACCGGAAAAATGATTTTTCTGCAGGGAAGTCCGGAACTGGAAGAAGTTTTTGGGATTAAAACCGGAAGATTATCCGGAATTGTAGCACATCATATTCCTAATTATCTTCAGAAAAACAGATTGCCAAGCTGGGAAACCAACATCATGGAAGACTGGGAGGCGAAAGTAGACAAGATTGTTGAAGAAACAGAACATCAGGACATGACCTTGATTTCAGGGATACCGCCTTGGCTTATTATGTATTTTGAGAAACTGACTGAGAAAAACGGAAAAAAAATAAAACAACTTTTCCCTAACCTGCAGCTTATCGTTACAGGTGGAGTAAATTATGAACCCTACCGTGATAAAATGGAAGATTTACTGGGTGGAAAAGTAGATATTATTCAAACCTTTCCTGCATCTGAAGGATTCTTTGCATTTCAGGACGACTATACGAAGGAAGGACTTTTACTGCTAACCAACCATGGGATTTTCTATGAATTTATTCCATTGGAGGAATATGGAAAACCCAATGCAAGAAGATTAACCCTAAAAGAAATTGAACTTAACAAAGATTATGCCCTGATTTTAACTACCAATTCAGGGCTATGGGCCTACTCCATTGGTGATGTTGTGAGATTTATTGATAAAAATCCTTACAGGGTTCTGGTTAGCGGAAGAACCAAACATTTCACATCCGCATTCGGAGAACATGTAATTGCTTTTGAGGTAGAGGAAGCTCTGAAAACAACTCTAGAAAAATACCCGGCACAGATTACTGAATTCCATTTGGCACCGCAGGTTAATCCGAGTGAAGGTCTTCCTTATCATGAATGGCTGATTGAATTTGAAAAAGATCCTGCAAATGAGGAAGCATTCAGAAATGAGCTGGATCAGCAGCTTCGAAACAGAAACACCTATTATGATGATCTGATTTCCGGAAATATTCTTCAAAAGCTTCATATTACAAAACTGAAGAAAAATGCCTTCCATGAATATGCAAAGTCTCAGGGTAAGCTGGGTGGACAGAATAAGACTCCACGATTAGCCAACGACAGAAATATCGCTGATTTATTAGAAATTTACAAATTTTAG
- a CDS encoding carbonic anhydrase produces the protein MKAHTYETQSTITPEKALEFLKEGNQRFVNNLKANRDLLEQVNATREGQWPFAVVLSCIDSRTSAELIFDQGLGDVFSIRIAGNFVNQDILGSMEFGCNVAGSKLIVVLGHTKCGALKGGLDAAQIEGMGMDNLNHLINHFNPIINDIIEENEERSSKNSSLLERLNHQNVKSAIEDIRNQSSTLKRLEEEGKIKIVGANYDVETGAVSWL, from the coding sequence ATGAAAGCACATACATACGAAACTCAGTCTACCATTACTCCTGAAAAAGCATTAGAATTTTTAAAGGAAGGAAACCAAAGGTTCGTTAATAACCTTAAAGCCAACAGAGACCTTCTGGAGCAGGTAAATGCAACCCGTGAAGGACAGTGGCCTTTTGCAGTAGTTTTGAGCTGCATAGACAGCCGTACTTCTGCAGAATTGATTTTCGACCAAGGATTGGGTGACGTTTTCAGTATCAGAATTGCTGGTAATTTTGTAAATCAGGACATTTTAGGTTCTATGGAATTTGGCTGTAACGTTGCAGGTTCTAAACTGATAGTGGTCTTAGGACACACTAAATGTGGAGCTCTGAAAGGAGGTCTTGATGCAGCACAGATTGAAGGGATGGGCATGGATAACCTAAACCACCTTATCAATCATTTTAACCCAATTATCAATGACATCATTGAAGAAAATGAAGAACGTTCATCAAAAAACAGTTCTCTTTTAGAAAGACTTAATCACCAGAACGTAAAAAGTGCTATAGAAGACATCCGTAACCAAAGCTCAACACTTAAAAGGCTAGAAGAAGAAGGAAAAATTAAGATTGTTGGTGCTAACTACGATGTTGAGACCGGCGCAGTAAGCTGGTTATAG
- the mfd gene encoding transcription-repair coupling factor, translating into MQLKSINEKFLPDLMQKEFGKEIFTQLENSEHVSVRGSAGSSVSVFVAELFLVQKKNILYLVDDKEDALYANTEMEDLLGKEKVLYFPATHLEPYQVEKTQNANLVLRTEVLNKINSGRSPKVIVAYAGALSEKVLKKEDFKAISHHIKVGDQLDFDFVDELLNHYHFQQTDFVSEPGEFSVRGGIVDVFSYSYEKPYRITFFGNEVENIKTFDIETQLSVDKVKDFQLVSNMNFSVTGSRVSLLQLLPKESYVISKNGMVGMQKIKIFYEKSLEKFETLSKDIAHRAPQELFISDQEFLFDYKKFKTIDFGNAVIEGLKDIAEIKMEQLPQPSFHKNFELLIEDMEEKQKDGFDTWISFSTEKQKERLESIFEELEHELPFKSFKSELHEGFVDNGHKLLVYTDHQIFDRYQRYKAKNTFAKSEQLTLKDLMSLKIGDYIAHIDHGIGKFMGLVKVNNDGKIQECFKLTYKNGDLLYVSIHSLHKISKYNGPDGREIVLSKLGSPAWKSLKQKTKAKVKQIAFDLIQLYAQRKTAKGFAYTPDSYLQNELEASFIYEDTPDQEKATVDVKKDMEADTVMDRLVCGDVGFGKTEVAIRAAFKAATDGKQVAVLVPTTILAFQHYRSFKERLKDFPVNVAYVNRFRTAKQKSETLDALKNGKVDIIIGTHQLVSSSVKFKDLGLLIIDEEHKFGVSVKDKLKTLKNNVDTLTLTATPIPRTLQFSLMAARDLSVIKTPPPNRQPVDTQLIGFNEEILRDAISYEIQRDGQVYFINNRIENLKDIAGLIQRLVPDARVITGHGQMDGKQLEKNVLDFMEGKYDVLVSTTIVESGVDVPNANTIFINDAQRFGMADLHQMRGRVGRSNRKAFCYLITPPYDMMTADARKRLEAIEQFSDLGSGFQIAMKDLEIRGAGDLLGAEQSGFINEMGFETYQKLMQEALEELKDDADFENLFENEEDRQKLFKSVKDVNIDTDLELMLPDFYISNTEERLLLYQKIAEINNEKDIHQFELELIDRFGALPKEAVNLLKSVSLKWLAADIGFEKIVMKNGVFLGYFPSNPQDKFYQTDRFRHIINYLTKNPAEAQLKEKAGKEGNQLMMRKERVKNVDEVNILLKAIIEHN; encoded by the coding sequence ATGCAGTTAAAATCCATCAATGAAAAGTTCCTGCCGGATCTTATGCAAAAAGAATTCGGGAAAGAAATTTTTACCCAATTAGAAAATAGTGAACATGTTTCCGTGAGGGGAAGTGCGGGATCTTCAGTTTCTGTTTTTGTGGCTGAGCTTTTTTTGGTTCAGAAAAAAAATATTCTTTATCTGGTAGATGATAAAGAGGATGCATTGTATGCCAATACTGAAATGGAAGATTTGCTGGGGAAAGAAAAAGTACTGTATTTTCCGGCTACCCACCTTGAGCCTTACCAGGTAGAAAAGACACAGAATGCTAATCTTGTGTTGAGAACTGAAGTGCTGAATAAAATAAACTCCGGAAGATCTCCAAAAGTAATTGTTGCCTATGCTGGAGCTTTATCAGAAAAGGTATTAAAGAAAGAAGACTTTAAAGCTATTTCTCATCATATAAAAGTAGGGGATCAGCTTGATTTTGATTTTGTGGATGAGCTGCTTAATCATTATCATTTTCAGCAAACAGATTTTGTTTCAGAACCAGGAGAATTTTCTGTAAGAGGTGGAATTGTAGATGTATTCTCTTATTCCTACGAAAAGCCCTACAGAATTACGTTCTTTGGTAATGAGGTTGAAAATATTAAAACGTTTGATATAGAAACTCAGCTTTCGGTAGATAAAGTGAAAGATTTTCAGTTGGTATCCAATATGAATTTCTCGGTTACGGGAAGCAGGGTTTCATTGCTGCAGCTGCTGCCTAAGGAAAGTTATGTGATTTCCAAAAACGGAATGGTAGGAATGCAGAAGATTAAAATATTCTATGAAAAGTCCCTGGAAAAGTTTGAAACATTAAGTAAAGATATTGCTCATAGAGCTCCACAGGAACTCTTTATTTCTGATCAGGAGTTTTTATTTGATTATAAAAAATTCAAAACCATTGACTTTGGAAATGCGGTTATTGAAGGATTAAAGGATATTGCTGAAATTAAAATGGAGCAGCTTCCACAACCTTCTTTCCATAAAAACTTTGAGCTTTTGATTGAAGATATGGAAGAAAAGCAGAAAGACGGATTTGATACCTGGATTTCATTTTCAACGGAAAAACAGAAAGAAAGGCTTGAATCTATCTTTGAAGAGCTTGAACATGAACTTCCTTTTAAAAGCTTTAAGTCTGAATTGCATGAAGGGTTTGTAGACAATGGACATAAACTTTTGGTATATACCGATCACCAGATCTTTGACCGTTATCAGAGATATAAAGCTAAAAATACCTTTGCAAAATCAGAACAGCTTACCCTGAAAGACCTGATGAGCTTGAAGATTGGAGACTATATTGCCCATATTGATCATGGAATCGGGAAATTTATGGGATTGGTGAAGGTAAATAATGACGGAAAGATTCAGGAATGTTTTAAACTGACCTATAAAAACGGAGATTTACTATATGTAAGCATTCATTCATTACATAAGATCTCCAAATATAACGGACCTGATGGAAGAGAGATTGTGTTAAGCAAACTTGGTTCTCCAGCATGGAAGTCGTTAAAGCAAAAAACGAAAGCTAAGGTAAAACAGATTGCATTTGACCTTATACAGCTATACGCCCAAAGAAAAACGGCAAAAGGATTTGCTTACACACCAGATTCTTACCTGCAGAATGAGCTGGAAGCAAGTTTTATTTACGAAGATACTCCGGATCAGGAAAAAGCTACTGTAGATGTGAAAAAAGATATGGAAGCGGATACGGTGATGGACCGGCTGGTTTGTGGTGATGTAGGATTCGGTAAAACGGAGGTCGCAATTCGCGCTGCATTTAAGGCCGCTACAGATGGTAAACAGGTGGCGGTATTGGTTCCTACTACTATTCTGGCATTCCAGCATTACAGAAGCTTTAAGGAAAGGCTTAAAGATTTTCCGGTCAATGTTGCCTATGTTAACAGGTTCAGAACGGCTAAGCAGAAGTCTGAAACTCTGGATGCATTGAAAAACGGAAAAGTAGATATTATTATTGGAACGCATCAGTTGGTGAGCAGTTCGGTTAAATTTAAAGATCTTGGATTATTGATTATTGATGAGGAACACAAGTTCGGTGTTTCTGTAAAAGATAAGCTGAAGACGCTTAAAAATAATGTAGATACGCTTACATTAACCGCAACCCCAATTCCAAGAACATTGCAGTTCTCTCTAATGGCGGCAAGAGATTTATCTGTCATTAAAACGCCGCCACCCAACAGGCAGCCGGTAGATACCCAACTGATAGGTTTCAATGAAGAGATACTTCGGGATGCTATTTCTTATGAAATTCAGAGAGACGGGCAGGTGTATTTTATTAACAACAGGATTGAAAACCTTAAAGATATTGCCGGACTTATCCAGCGCCTGGTTCCTGATGCAAGGGTGATTACCGGGCATGGCCAGATGGATGGTAAACAGTTGGAGAAAAATGTTCTGGATTTCATGGAAGGAAAGTATGATGTACTTGTTTCTACTACCATTGTCGAAAGTGGGGTAGATGTTCCAAATGCCAATACAATCTTTATCAACGATGCTCAACGATTCGGAATGGCAGATCTTCATCAGATGAGAGGAAGGGTAGGACGAAGCAACAGGAAAGCTTTCTGTTATCTGATTACTCCGCCTTATGATATGATGACAGCAGATGCCAGAAAACGTTTGGAAGCTATTGAACAGTTTTCTGATCTTGGAAGTGGTTTCCAGATTGCAATGAAAGATCTAGAGATTCGTGGTGCCGGAGATTTATTAGGTGCAGAGCAGAGTGGGTTTATCAATGAGATGGGTTTTGAAACCTATCAGAAACTAATGCAGGAAGCTCTTGAAGAATTGAAAGATGATGCTGATTTTGAAAATTTATTTGAAAACGAAGAAGACAGACAAAAACTTTTCAAATCTGTAAAAGATGTTAATATTGATACAGATTTGGAATTGATGCTGCCAGATTTCTATATTTCTAATACAGAAGAGAGATTGCTGCTGTATCAGAAAATCGCAGAGATTAATAATGAAAAAGATATTCATCAGTTTGAACTTGAACTGATTGATAGATTTGGGGCATTGCCAAAAGAAGCTGTGAATCTGTTGAAAAGTGTTTCCTTAAAATGGCTGGCTGCAGATATAGGTTTTGAAAAGATTGTAATGAAAAATGGTGTATTCTTAGGATACTTCCCGAGCAATCCTCAGGATAAATTCTATCAGACAGACAGATTTAGGCATATCATTAATTATCTGACAAAAAATCCTGCTGAAGCTCAGCTCAAGGAGAAAGCCGGTAAGGAAGGGAATCAGCTGATGATGAGAAAAGAAAGGGTGAAAAATGTAGATGAGGTTAATATCTTACTAAAAGCTATCATTGAACATAATTAA